In the bacterium genome, one interval contains:
- a CDS encoding transposase, translated as MNREAFLSSFHPHRPPREAYAGVGTVFFTFCVENRRPVLGGEVAHECVAVLRSVLPRHASRGDVFCFMPDHAHVLASGMLESADVWQAIVELKQITGRWFWERKLGIRWQRGFDARIMKPHQSLDAVIAYIRGNPVRRGLVRDCRDYAYSGSVPWQSWRYHV; from the coding sequence ATGAACCGCGAGGCCTTCTTGTCGTCGTTCCATCCGCACCGCCCACCCCGGGAGGCCTACGCTGGCGTGGGCACGGTCTTCTTCACCTTCTGTGTTGAGAACCGCCGTCCCGTGCTTGGGGGCGAGGTCGCCCACGAGTGCGTAGCGGTCCTGCGCAGTGTACTCCCGAGGCATGCGAGTCGAGGCGACGTCTTCTGCTTCATGCCGGACCACGCCCATGTCCTGGCTTCAGGCATGCTCGAGTCCGCCGATGTGTGGCAGGCCATCGTCGAGCTGAAGCAGATCACTGGTCGTTGGTTCTGGGAGCGGAAGCTGGGGATCCGGTGGCAACGCGGCTTCGATGCACGGATCATGAAGCCACACCAGTCACTTGACGCGGTGATTGCCTACATCCGGGGCAACCCGGTACGAAGGGGGCTGGTGCGGGACTGCCGAGACTACGCGTACTCCGGCAGCGTGCCCTGGCAGTCGTGGCGCTACCACGTCTAG
- a CDS encoding restriction endonuclease, translating to MTNTLYFGDNLDILRRYIRDETVDLIYLDPPFNSNASYNVLFKEEDGTQAASQIQAFEDTWHWADAAELFHETVHQGGPVADALMAFQRLLGTNPMLAYLTMMAPRLVELRRVLKPTGSLYLHCDPTASHYLKVLLDAVFGPERMANEIVWQRTSAHSKVRRCGPVHDTIFLYTKSASWTWNDQFMPYDQDYVQSFYRHIEPGSGRRYRLSDVTSNNPGGSFLWKGKPPPRNRYWGYSEETMQRLEGEGRLVYSRNGVPSYKRYLDEMPGRKLQDVWTDVPPISPQAAERLGYPTQKPEALLERIINASSNPGEVVLDPFCGCGTTVAAAEKLGRRWIGIDVTHLAITLMKQRLGDGPEYDVIGEPQSVADAEALAHQDRHQFQLWALGLVKARPIEVKKGADKGVDGRIPFNQGAVKGKDQYTHAVIQVKSGHVNSGTIRDLVGTVDREHAALGVLVTLQPPTRDMRDEAATAGFYVLPYDETKKYPRIQILTIEDLLVHKRQIECAPLHYTSRSYAQAAPLQRQSQDTALDFDQGETEG from the coding sequence ATGACGAACACGCTGTACTTCGGCGACAACCTCGACATCCTGCGGCGGTACATCAGGGACGAGACGGTGGACCTGATCTACCTCGACCCGCCGTTCAACTCCAACGCCTCCTACAATGTGCTCTTCAAGGAAGAGGACGGCACGCAGGCTGCCTCGCAGATCCAGGCCTTCGAGGACACCTGGCACTGGGCGGACGCGGCCGAGCTGTTCCACGAGACCGTGCACCAGGGCGGACCGGTCGCGGACGCGCTGATGGCCTTCCAGCGGCTCCTGGGCACCAACCCCATGCTGGCGTACCTGACGATGATGGCCCCGCGCCTGGTGGAGCTACGCCGCGTGCTCAAGCCCACCGGCAGCCTCTACCTGCACTGCGACCCCACCGCGAGCCACTACCTGAAGGTGCTGCTGGATGCGGTGTTTGGGCCAGAGCGCATGGCGAATGAGATCGTGTGGCAGCGGACGAGCGCTCACTCCAAGGTGAGACGATGCGGACCGGTACATGACACCATCTTCCTGTATACGAAGTCGGCATCTTGGACGTGGAACGACCAGTTCATGCCGTACGACCAGGACTACGTGCAGTCGTTCTACAGGCACATCGAGCCTGGGTCCGGACGTCGCTACCGCCTCTCGGATGTCACCTCCAACAACCCCGGCGGCTCGTTTCTCTGGAAGGGCAAACCGCCGCCGAGGAACCGTTACTGGGGCTATAGCGAGGAGACGATGCAACGCCTGGAGGGCGAAGGTCGCCTCGTGTACTCCAGGAACGGTGTTCCGTCCTACAAGCGCTATCTTGACGAGATGCCGGGGCGGAAGCTCCAGGACGTATGGACGGACGTCCCCCCCATATCGCCCCAGGCCGCCGAGCGCCTCGGCTACCCCACCCAGAAGCCGGAGGCCCTGCTGGAACGCATCATCAACGCCTCCTCCAACCCCGGCGAGGTCGTGCTCGACCCGTTTTGCGGCTGCGGCACCACCGTCGCCGCCGCCGAGAAGCTGGGCCGCCGCTGGATCGGCATTGACGTGACCCACCTGGCCATCACGCTGATGAAGCAGCGGCTGGGCGACGGGCCGGAGTACGACGTGATCGGCGAGCCGCAGTCGGTGGCCGACGCCGAGGCCCTGGCCCACCAGGACCGCCACCAGTTCCAGCTCTGGGCGCTGGGGCTGGTCAAGGCGCGGCCGATCGAGGTGAAGAAGGGGGCGGACAAGGGCGTGGACGGCCGCATCCCGTTCAACCAGGGGGCGGTCAAGGGCAAGGACCAGTACACCCATGCGGTCATCCAGGTGAAGAGCGGGCATGTGAACTCGGGCACGATCCGCGACTTGGTGGGCACGGTGGACCGCGAGCACGCGGCCCTGGGGGTGCTCGTCACGCTCCAGCCGCCCACGCGCGACATGCGCGACGAGGCCGCCACGGCTGGCTTCTATGTCCTGCCCTACGATGAGACGAAGAAGTACCCCCGCATCCAGATCCTGACCATCGAGGACCTGCTGGTGCACAAGCGGCAGATCGAGTGCGCGCCGCTGCACTACACCTCCCGCAGCTACGCCCAGGCCGCCCCGCTGCAGCGCCAGAGCCAGGACACGGCCCTGGACTTCGACCAGGGGGAGACAGAGGGGTAA